The sequence below is a genomic window from Cryobacterium arcticum.
CGGCCCGACCCACTCATCCCGCCGGGCCCGACGTCCCACGTCGACGGCCCGGCCCGGCCTGACCCGGTCGTCCCGCCGGGGGCGGGACTCCTCCTCCTGCGGGATCTGGACGAGATCCTGGCACCCCCGCCCGACCTCACCGCGCACGGCTACCTCGAGGGCAACCCCGCACCCCTGTCCCAACCCACCCTCGACCGGCTCACCTGCGACAGCGGCAGCCTGCCCATCACCTTCAGCACCGACAACCAACCCCTCAACCTCGGCCGAGACGAGCGCCTCTTCACCCCCGCCCAACGCATCGCCCTCGCCGCCCGCGACGGCGGCTGCCGCTGGGGCGACTGCGACAAACCACCCGCCTTCACCGAAACCCACCACATCGACCACTGGCTCCGCGACCACGGCACCACCGACATCCGCCACGGCATCCTGCTCTGCAACCCCCACCACCGCCTCCTGCACAACCAAGGCTGGCAAATCTTCGAAAACCAAGGCCACTACTGGCTCCGCCCACCCGCCACCATCGACCCCGGACAAACCCTCATCGAAATGCCCAGCAAAACACCCCACCAACACTGACACTGACAGCCGGTCACGAGGTCTCGACAAGCTCGACCAACGCGACGGGCGCGGACCGCGGACAAGGTCACCAGGTCTCGACGGGCTCGACCAACGCGATGGACGCGGACCGCAGACAGGGTTGCGAGGCCTCGACAAGCTCGACCAACGCGATGGACGCGAACCGCAGACAAGGTTGCGAGGCCTCGACAAGCTCGACCAACGCGATGGGTGGGACAGCAGACAAGGTTGCGAGGTCTCGAGAAGCTCGACCGGCGCGATGGACGCGGACCGCAGACAAGGTTGCGAGGCCTCGACAAGCTCGACCAAAGCGATGGGCGCGGACCGCGGGCAGGGTTGCGGGGTCTCGACGGGCTCGACCGGCGCGATGGACGCGGACCGCGGACAAGGGTGCGAGGCCTCGACGGGCTCGACCAACGAGATGGGCGTGACCGCAGACAAGGTCACCAGCCTCGACGGGCTCGACCGGCGCGATGGGCGCGGACCGCGGACAAGGTTGCGAGGTCTCGACAAGCTCGACCAACGCGATGGACGCGGACCGCGGGCAGGGTTGCGGGGTCTCGACGGGCTCGACCAACGCGATGGACGCGGACCGCGGGCAGGGTTGCGGGGTCTCGACGGGCTCGACCGGCGCGATGGGCGCGGACCGCGGGCAGGGGTGCGGGGTCTCGACGGGCTCGACCGGCGCGATGGGCGCGGACCGCGGGCAGGGGTGCGGGGTCTCGACGGGCTCGACCGGCGCGATGGGCGCGGACCGCGGGCAGGGGTGCGGGGTCTCGACGGGCTCGACCGGCGCGATGGGCGCGGACCGCGGGCAGGGGTGCGGGGTCTCGACGGGCTCGATCAGCGGGATGGGTGCGGACCGTAGACAAGGTTGCGGGGTCTCGACGGGCTCGATCAGCGGGATGGGTGCGGACCGCGGACAGGGTTGCGGGGTCTCGACGGGCTCGACCAACGGGGTGGGCGCGGACCGCAGACCGGGTTGCGGGGTCTCGATGGGGTTGACCGGCGAGAGGGGCGGACGGCGCAGCGGAAGGGGTGGGGTGGCCGGGCGGCTGCCGGGAGGTTGACAGGTTGGACCCTAGCCAGGGGCCAGCCTGGGGCGCATCATGGTAGGCAAGCGTTGGGGAGGCGACATGTCCGGAGTGGTGGTATTCGTTGGCGATGGTCTCAGCGCCGGCGCCCGCTGGGAAGAACGCCTCGGCGAGTTTGAGGTCCACAACCTCGGAGTGAGCGGCGACACGACGGATGATGTGATCGCACGGCTCGACGCCGTCGTCGAGATCGACCCCGATGCCGTGGTGCTGCAGGTGGGGACGAACGATGTCGGCTGGCATCGCTCCGACGAGTACGTCGTGCGCAACATCGAAACCATCCTGTGCACTCTCCGCAAGAAGCTTCCGGGCACCAGGGTGCTCATCCAGTCCGTGCCGCCGCGAGAGCGTGACGCCGTTCCGGTGATCCGATCGATCAACCGGCATCTGCGCCAGTTTGCTCCCACCGTGAAGGCCCGCTACCTCGACCTGTGGCCGGCTCTGGCGGATGCCGAGGGCACGCTGAGCGCCGAATGGTCCACGGACAGCCTCCATCTCACCGAAGCCGGATACGTCGTGTGGCTCGGTGAGCTCCGTCCGGCGCTCATCGACATGCTCGAGCATCCGGCCACCCTGCCCATTAGGACACAACCCGCCTGACCTGCACTTCTCCTGCTCGGCGTCGGCGGCGCACGTCACGTCGGCCGGTGGCTAGCATGAAGGCATGCGCAGACCTGCACGTCGTCCTCTCAGCATTGTCCTCGCCGCTGCCGCTCTCGCCGGAGCCGTGGGGCTGGCCGGACTCACCGGCATCTCAGCCGCCG
It includes:
- a CDS encoding GDSL-type esterase/lipase family protein encodes the protein MSGVVVFVGDGLSAGARWEERLGEFEVHNLGVSGDTTDDVIARLDAVVEIDPDAVVLQVGTNDVGWHRSDEYVVRNIETILCTLRKKLPGTRVLIQSVPPRERDAVPVIRSINRHLRQFAPTVKARYLDLWPALADAEGTLSAEWSTDSLHLTEAGYVVWLGELRPALIDMLEHPATLPIRTQPA